A portion of the Mustela erminea isolate mMusErm1 chromosome 19, mMusErm1.Pri, whole genome shotgun sequence genome contains these proteins:
- the LOC116579157 gene encoding LOW QUALITY PROTEIN: zinc finger protein 677-like (The sequence of the model RefSeq protein was modified relative to this genomic sequence to represent the inferred CDS: inserted 1 base in 1 codon) → MNICNKSGKLFILPSLLIHQKTPISEEPYKCNDCRKAFRESSDLTSHERIHLGQRAYKCNECGKAFSQFAKLTRHQRIHTSEKPYKCNICGKGCRQNLNLARHQKIHTEEKPYKCNECGKVFSEDSSLTRYRRIHTGEKPYKCNQCGKTFGGSSNLTNHSGQRPYKCNQCDKSFNRISHXTRHQRIHTGEKPYKYNTCDKVCSQDSNLIIHQRVHTGEKPYKCNECGKAFMEHSSLTQHKRIHSGEKPYKCKECGPVL, encoded by the exons ATGAATATTTGTAATAAATCTGGGAAACTTTTTATACTTCCTTCATTACTTATACATCAAAAAACACCTATTAGTGAAGAGCCTTACAAATGTAATGATTGTAGGAAGGCCTTTAGAGAAAGCTCAGACCTCACTAGTCATGAGAGAATTCATTTGGGGCAGAGAGCTTACAAATGTAATGAGTGTGGCAAAGCCTTTTCCCAATTTGCAAAACTGACTAGACATCAGAGAATCCATACCAGTGAAAAACCATATAAGTGTAATATATGTGGCAAGGGCTGTAGGCAAAATTTAAATCTTGCACGGCATCAGAAAATTCATACTgaagagaaaccttacaaatgtaatgAGTGTGGCAAAGTCTTTTCTGAGGATTCAAGCCTTACTCGATATaggagaattcatactggagagaaaccttataaatgtaaTCAGTGTGGGAAGACTTTTGGAGGAAGCTCAAATCTCACCAATCATTCTGGGCAGAGACCTTACAAATGTAATCAGTGTGACAAATCCTTCAACCGGATCTCAC TCACTAGACACCAGAGAATCCATACTGGAGAGAAgccatataaatataatacatgtGACAAGGTCTGTAGTCAAGATTCAAATCTTATAATTCATCAGAgagttcatactggagagaaaccttacaaatgtaatgAGTGTGGCAAAGCCTTTATGGAGCATTCAAGCCTTACTCAACATAAGAGAATTCATAGTGGAGAAAAGCCTtataaatgtaaggaatgtggacCAGTCCTCTAA